The DNA window ATATAGATCATAGACTATagagcttaattaattaaatacctACCGACAGTTTTTTGCATTAAAATCTTGTTTAGACTGCAAACTGCTAAGTAACACTTTTGACTTTATAATCGAGATCGACCCaagttttttttgtaattttatttctaaataaataGTGTTTtcctacaaaaatattttttagggaactttcagtattttagtAAGAATTTATTTCTCATGTTTTCATAGTAAGTTGGTCTGATTCGGCGGGAAATGAGAGAAAAAATCACATTTTACATCATAAATTATTCGAATCACAGtgggaaaaaaattatatttccaatAGTGACGGAATGCCACCGTAATGATGTTGGACCAAGCCAGCATAATGCTTCAGtactaaagaaaataaggaATTAGTGACAGATAAAAttgttgggtatgtagcaagagttaatgggaaattgagggaaaatgaaagaggaacttggaaaaagttgggaacttgaaaagttgagaacttgaaaagtcctcttatgctttattgaaaagacattgaaaagacatttgtccctcatcggtggtggaaagaaaaataggagagtttaaatatagaaacactcctattaattgttaaaagggttggatttggatttggaaaaATGATCGAGAgatagattattttttggacaaagtttgttttaattattttagttaattaattaaattaaattaaatggccaacgttttaattagttaattaaccgattcaattaattagttaattgacCCGACCCGACTCGGATCCACGCGCGAcccgttttatttaaatctttcccgttttatttaaatttcccgcagtgactgttctgaaaggttgcaactttcagaaacagccatgaccgtttgaaaggttgcagactttcatgaatggtcgtgtggattctgaaaggattgcaacctttcagaaccagttcctcttgcctataaatacattgattcttcagatttattccttacgaatttttctgatttcttcttcttcttctgcacaaaatttCTTCGTGTACTCTACtgctgttgagtggttcgctgacaccagcgttttgggtatcaatacactggtgattgagatcattctatcctgggaggacatattccaaatcaaacctcggatactagaggggaataatttccttaaggggacactgtgcattcagtgggcttgatcttttcctgattctgtttttccagattgtggtacgtttattacagattttagttttgtcaattaatttctgttcatctattctactggtttattaaactttggttacttcgtgtttctgcaaagtttattgaaatcagtaattctgattttttatacacagattaataacaaaaattgtagctaaaagaaaaattcatcCCTAATCTTATTTTAAATGGAGAagcattaaaaaattattttagctaCAAGTAATTTAGCGAAGAATTTAGCTCggatttttaatttctttttggtAGTGAAGGGGCAGGAGTTGTTAATTTATACTTTCTTATATACTTGCATTTGTTAACTTGATAGTAAAGAGAATCTCATATCCTCTCTTAGTTTTTCacattaattattttgggaTTAGCTATTCTAACATGTATATGGGATAATTTATCTCATCACTACAGTATAaatgatgagataagttatcccaaacttGACAATCAAACAAGACATCAAAATTTTATCTCAcgactatttatttttataaagtgTGTAACattcccttcttcttcttcaattttcactCTTCTCCCTACTCTGATGGAAAAGGGGGGAAAAGCTTCATTCTAGTACGAATTAGATGTCTtatttaagtatatatatactaatgtCACATGTACGTACTTAACGTTTGATAGCTTGTGTCTATCAAATCAATTTCAATAATGTAGTAACATtcttgttgttttatgttttgtttgttCTCTGCTATTATAGGTTGGCTGCCTAATTGCCTTTCATATAAGTGGCTTTATCTTCCAATTATCTTGTACTTCAAACAGCAAAAATGTACTAACTGATACAAAATTCTCATAGGATCCTGAGGTAGAATCAGTGTTTTTAACTTTTTGAAATctaaattaataacttaaaaaattattaatcagattttgataaattttttaatattaatacactatttaaacaaaaaatactaCTAAATAAGCTCGATCGAACCTGCATCCGAATCGCCAATGCTTTTTGGAGGAATGAAAAGGGTGGGATCACAAAACTTTAAAAGATTTGCATGTCATTCCCAAAGGATTACCACTTTCCTatcataatcaactcaaattTCTCGATCAGCCACCTAAAATTTGGGATCTTATGTGTGGCCTCCACATTCATGAAACTTTCTACGCCTCTATCTTTTGGGCTTCTCAAGGGTCACAACCAGATTGATGCAAGTAGAGTTAGTGAGTTCAAAATGAAAGtaccttaaatttttttaaattgaaacaaTATAATAAGTTTCTTATTCTTGTAAATCACTAAAATAAGAGAGTTGCTAATTTCATGCACATGCCAATGCTAATGTGagatttatttgtcatttttttttagtccatttaaaaagcttctcttttcctttttctgaaATCTCTTGaatcttaatttttcaaaatgacatGTTTGAGACTATAAAAGACACTTTGGTACAttcttcatacttttagtttaatatcacaagatttaaaagatttctttattttcttaaaagacaaataaattaaaacagatgGAGTATATGTTAAGAGGAAGCAGCCAGATTTTATAGATGAATATTCACGTAGACAACCAAATGAACTACTAAAATTCCGAACACAACCTAACCTTTGAAATCGTGGCTATttcgaaagaaaaaaaagtgagtgGGTTAAAAATGACAGGAAGCAAAAGTATAGGGCTGAAGGAAAATATAGAGCAAAATTGGGTACCAAAATTCACTTTTATCCATTTAGATAAACCCACGAGAACATTAGGAACACAAGCTTGAGGATATCAGATATGGCTTCTGCAACATGGAGCATGTCTTGTTTGAAATCAGCTCTCCCTTCAATTCAACGAATTTCCAACTCTTCACTTCGATTCTCTTCTGGGTCTTCCCCTTGTCGTCTGAGGATTTGCAAACCCAAGTCCACTTCAACAATTATTCAGTCCTTCGTGGGTCTTGCTCCGCTTCAtccacttttgtcccttttttcTCAAGGTAAAATTTTCTGATTACTCTTTGTGCAAATAGAtaaatttcaagattttaataCCATCATTGTACCTTTTGCTCCAATGGGTGTTACTTTTAGTATTCAAAAAAGGGGTGGAGGTGGGGGTTGGATGACTCATACTGATACATTGCCCTTGGAAACAGGGGTGGAACTACATGTATTGAAGGGGTTCAATTGAAACagatgatttttatttttttgtatagatAAATTGTTGAATTCCTTTTAAGATAAGGAAGTTTCTAGTGTACAGGGAAATGTGGCTGAGAATTTGCTTTTAGTTGCTAGTTCAATTCTAAGGGGTTGCATTCTTGAAAATTTTTGAATCCCTATTAGAATTCCTGGTTTTTTCTTATGATTGCCAATGTCTACATTATTTTTGGTTGTATGCTAGTTGAAATTGCCACATTATGTGTTAGTTTGTTCCCTGAAGCATGTGAATGCACAAAAGTTTGCATCTTTTAGCATAAGGAAAGCCAAGCTATATTTTGCGTGGAGGTGGAGGGCATTCCCTTGGTGCATTCAAGCTATGTAATGGTACTAATAAAGGAGGGACTCGAAATAGAAAGGGGTAGGAAAGATACCGTGTACCTTTGTTTGAATTGTGAATCTCCTTCATTAGATTTGAGTTCACTGTTGTTCAAGTGGGGTTTGAGAGAGACTAGCCTCATTACATCCTACTAGGCGAGAGGGTTAgcttttttcttattctttctcattATAGTTTGTGGGATGTTAAGGTAGGGAGGTGTGAAAATGCTATTGATAGCGGCTACAGATTACTATTGCGATATGGTAATCAAGGTACTTCTAGCCTCTAGGAAAGAGGGTGTCTAACTGGAGAAGTCACAATGTTTCTATTGGGTTGTCAAGAATGAAATAattcaaatgtgaaaaacatGTACGTATAATATTTGTGTACTAGGTAGTGTAACACAGGTTCAAACTTACATAGAGTCTGATGTATGGATGTTGTATCACTACAAACACGCTACTAGTTATCTATATATCAGATCTTGTGATAATTGTAACATTAACAGAAGAAGGAGACTTGAGCGAACTGATTAGCCGATGATGTTGAGACATCGTGTTGAAGATGTTGATGTCTGAGATTTGAAACTGTCTCAGAAATGTGAATTCCTAGGGAGATATCAGTTGGACTCATGAACATTGAGGCTTACTTATTTAGTCAATTTTACTCTTGCCTTTATAAAAAGAAGTTTACTTTACTAATGCAGCTTGTGCATGTTAAGTTGTGctgctctaccattattacacCTTTAATTTGTATTGCAGATTCAACAAGTTTCGAGAACTCATTCACCATAATTGATAATGGTGGCCGGGTTTTTGCAATGAGGCATGGCAGGAAGGTGCCCAAACTGAATAGACCTCCTGACCAGCGTCGGGCACTTTTGAGAGGTCTGACAACTCAGCTCCTCAAGCATGGGCGTATAAAGACCACTAAAGCAAGGGCCAGGGCGGTTAGAAAATATGTTGACAAAATGGTAACGATGGCAAAGGATGGCTCTCTTCACAAGAGAAGGCAAGCTCTTGGATTCATCTACGAGAAGCAAATAGTGCATGCATTGTTTGCTGAAGTCCCGGAAAGATATGGGGAGAGAAACGGAGGATACACTAGGATAATAAGAACTCTACCTAGGCGAGGGGACAATGCACCAATGGCATATATCGAGCTTGTCTAGCAACTGAATATTCAATTCGAAGGATGTTTTTGGTTGGTTCTTAATTCTGATGAGAACTAAGAGATTTTGTTTGTTCcattcaatttaattttcagtTACTGTTAATTTGGTTGGTCACCTTTGATATGTTTCAAGCATTAAGTTGTTGACCTCTGCATATTGTATCAAATATAGTTGTTTTCATGGAAATTGCTGCAATCGAACATGATAGTGCAATGCTTATTTTACACCGTCAGTATACAGAAGTGAAACTCAACTGACAAATACGTGAAATCTTGACTATATTGTCTCCTTAGCTCTTTTATGGCCCATTAGGCATCTACTGGATCTTCATACTTGATATAACATTTTGTAATCTCAGCCTCTTTGTTAACACATTTTTAACCGGTAACACATAAGAAAAACTAGTACACACattttaactttcttttttCGCATATATAGTTCAAGTCGAAAAGGAAGATCGAAGAAAACAGGCTAAAAATAGTATAGTGATAGATGAAAAAATTCCTTATAGCTGAGgggagggtctatcggaaacgaTCTCTCTACCTCTATTTTGGAAATGAAAAAACTATAACAGGTtgcttaaaaagaaaaaataagcaaGTCAAAAATGACAGAAGCAAAAGTTAGAGGGGCGGAGGAAAAATATAGAGTAGAACTGGGGTACTAAAAGTTCAGTTATCCATTCAGATAAACCCACAGCTCATTCGGAACATAACCATTAATCAGAGAAGCAAGAAATCAAACTAGGAAGATATGGCTTCTGCAACTTGGAGCATGTCTTGCTTGAAATCGGCTCTTCGTTCAATTCAACCAATTTCCAACTCTTCACTTCGATTCTCTTCTGGGTCTTCCCCTTCTCGCCTCAGGATATGCAAACCCAAGTCTAGTTCAACAATTATTCAGTCCTTCGTGGGTCTTGCTCCCCTGCATCCACTTTTGTCCCTCTCTTCCCAAGGTAGCATTTTTTCTGATTACAACAATTAGtacaaaaaatatgttttttcagGATTTTAAACCACCATTTTACGTTTTACTCCAATGGGTGTTACTTCGTATATGTAATTTCATTGATGTTGCATTGTCTGTGTGTGGTCCGGTCCCTATAGAATTTTGATGAACAAAAGTTTGCATCTTTTAGTGTAAGGAAACccaattttcctttttgtttttaagcCCCTTCTTGTTAATTGTGGTGTATAGGAGTGGGAAGCTATGCGAAGCTAAGATTTTCAGTTTATGGGTTCTAGAATCTTGAAAAGGCAGTTTCTTTTCTGTACATATCAACTCTTAACTGGATTTTTAACCACAATTACAAGCACAAGTACGAAGGGGAGCCTTGGTGTAACTAGTAAAATTTTGCCATGAGACCTGGAAGTCACGGGTTCAAGCTGTGGAAACAGCTTCCTGCAGAAATGCAGGGTAAGGCTGTGTATAATAGACCCTTGTGATTCAGAGCCCTTCCTCGTACCCCGCACATAGCAGGAGCTTAGTGCACTGGACTGTTGACAGGCTTGTAGCTGTACCCCTGGTGGGGAGTTGTGGAATCCTATGTATATTGGTTGCTATCACTCTATAATAGCGAATTCTTGATTAGCTCCTATACATAGTTCAGCTGGTATTGCATTTCTACTNAGCATGGGCGTATAAAGACTACTAAAGCAAGGGCCAGGGCGGTTAGAAAATATGTTGACAAAATGGTAACGATGGCAAAGGATGGCTCTCTTCACAAGAGAAGGCAAGCTCTTGGATTCATCTACGAGAAGCAAATAGTGCATGCATTGTTTGCTGAAGTCCCGGAAAGATATGGGGAGAGAAACGGAGGATACACTAGGATAATAAGAACTCTACCTAGGCGAGGGGACAATGCACCAATGGCATATATCGAGCTTGTCTAGCAActgaatattcattttgaagGATGTTTTTGGTTGGTTCTTAATTCTGATGAGAACTAAGAGATTTTGTTAGTTCCACCAATTATTccattcaattttaatttgaagttaCTGTTTATTTGGTTGGTCACCTTTGATATGTTTCAATCATTAAGTTGACCTCTGCATATTGTATCAAATATAGTTGTTTTCATGGAAATTGCTGCAATTGAACATGATAGTGCAACGATTATTTTAAACCTTCAGTATATAGAAGTGAAACTCAACTGACAAATACTTGAAATCTTGACTGTATTGTCTCCTTAGCTCTTTTATGGCCCATTAGGCATCTACTTGATCTTCATACTTGATATAACATTTTGTAATCTCAGCCTCTTTGTTAACACACTTTTAACTGGTAACACATAATAATAACTACTACACACATTTTAACTTACTTTTTTCGCATATATAGTTCAAGTCAAAAAGGAAGGTAGAAGAAAACAGGGTAAAAATAGTATACTGATAGATGAAAAAATTCCTTATAGCTGAGGGAGAGTCTATCGGAAATAGCCTCTCTGCCTCTATTGTTGTAGATGAAAAAACTATAACAGGTtgcttaaaaagaaaaaattaagcAAGTCAAAAATGACAGAAGCAAAAGTTAGAGGGGCGGAGGAAAATTATAGAGTAAAATCGGGGTACTAAAAGTTCACTTATCCATTCAGATAAACCCACAGCTCATTCGGAACATAACCATTAACCAGAGAAGCAAGAAATCAAACTTAGGAAGATATGGCTTCTGCAACTTGGAGCATGTCTTGCTTGAAATCGGCTCTCCCTTCAGTTCAACCAATTTCAAACTCATCACTTAGATTCTCTTCTGGGTCTTCCCCTTCTCGTCTCAGGATATGCAAACGCAAGTCCAGTTCAACAATTATTCAGTCCTTCGTGGGTCTTGCTCCCCTCCATccacttttgtccctttctTCCCAAGGTAAAAATTTTCTGATTACAACAACACTCCAATGGGTGTTACTTAATAGAAGTAATTTCATTGATGTTGCATTGTCTGTATGTGTGCTCCCTATGGAATTTGGATGAACAAAAGTTTGCATCTTTTTAGTGTAAGGAAATCCAACTTTCCTTTTCTTATAAGCCCTTTTCTTGTTAATTGTGGTGTTTAGGGGTGGGAAGCTAGGCGGAGCTAGGATTTTCAGTTTATGGGTTCTAGATTCTAGAATAGACAGCTTTTTTTATACTATCATATTAAATCTTAGCTGGATTTTAAAACACAAATACAAGTACAAATAGGAAGGGGAGCCTTGACTTAACTGGTAAAGTTGTTGTCATGTGAGCAAGTCATGGGTTCAAGCTGTGGAATCAGCCTCTTGCAGAAATGCAGAGCAAGACTGCGTATGGTAGACCCTTGGGGTTCGGTCATTCCTTGGACCCCGCACATAGTGGGAGCTTAGTGCACTGGACTGCTGTTTTTACTAGCACAAATACAGGGTCTGGGCAAACCCTACTGGTTCTGCTAAACACGTAGACAGGCTTGTAGCTCTACCCCTGGTGGGGAGTTGTGGAAATTCTATGTATAGAGGTTGCTATCACCGTATAATTAAGAATTCTTGATTAGCTCCTATACATAGTTCGGCTGGTATTGCATTTCTACTGCTAGAGTTAAGTAAGGTGCCGGAAAGGGGGcctttttggattttttaacTGGAGAAGTACAATCATTTTTTCTTATCGAAATAGACAAAAAAAGTTACTCCTATTTTACTTGATGTCAAGAACAATATAATGCAAATATGGAACCACCATGTATGACGTGTATGGTCCATTGACACGGATGTTATTGTGAATTTTGGGTTGTGTGAGATCGTGAAACTTGTCTTAAGATGGAACCGAACGAGATTATGGTGTTTCCTCTTCACAACCAGCCTCTTGTATCAGTACTTTAGTTTGTGTGAAAATGTTCTACttcaagtctgtgaacatcttTCCCTGTCAGCCTGCAACATATGATTGAGCTCTTGATTTGTGACTCTTCTAATAGTGTTGTTTTATACcaaatttgttgttttattatctTTGATCAAATTTGCTTATAATTTTGAGTTCTCATTACTCAATGATCAAATTTCTGTGTGAAATTATATTGCTCTACCATAAGTATACCTTTAATTTATATTGCAGACTCAAAAAGTTTTGAGGACTCATTCACCATTATTGATAGTGGTGGCCGAGTTTTTGCCATGAGACATGGCAGGAAGGTCCCCAAACTGAATAGACCTCCTGATCAGCGTCGGGCACTTCTGAGAGGTCTCACAACTCAGCTCCTCAAGCATGGGCGTATAAAGACCACTAAAGCGAGGGCCAGGGCGGTTAGAAAATATGTTGACAAAATGGTCACAATGGCGAAGGATGGCTCTCTCCATAAGAGAAGGCAAGCTCTTGGGTTCATCTATGAGAAGCAGATAGTGCATGCATTGTTTGCTGAAGTCCCCGAAAGATATGGAGAGAGGAATGGAGGATACACTAGAATAATAAGAACTCTACCAAGGCGAGGGGACAATGCACCGATGGCATACATCGAGCTTGTTTAGCAACTGAATATTCATTTTCCAGGTTCTTGTTTGTTGGTTCTGAATTCTGATGTGATCTAAGAGATTTTGTTGGTTCACCAATTATTCCATCCCAATTTCCTGTATGCCGTTCAATTTTAATTTGCAATACTACTCTGTTTATTTGGTTGGTCACCTTTGATCTGTTTCAAGCATTTAGTTTTTGACCACTCCATATTATATCAAATATGGTTATTTTGATGGAAATTGCCAGAACATGATAGTGTAACAATTTTTCTACATCAACCGATAAATGCATGAACGGAGATTAGGATGGGGGAAAGCCACTAAAGCAACCCGTCTCAGCAAGATTGGATAAATTAGCCAATAATGCAGGATGAAACCGAGTGTTGTAACGTTTAGTACTGCTTATGAAACAAAAATAAGTAGAAGACTGCATCTACTGTTGAAGTGAAGCAATATCTGTCTGAGAGAAGAGTTGCATCATTCCTGCTTACTGTCTTTTATGAAAGGAATTGGTAGTTTTTGAAGAACCTTCTCATCCACTTGACTATACTGTTTCCTGAGTTCTTTTATAGCCATTTCTCCATAGGTATCTACTTGATCTCCATACTTCTCATAGAAAAATGGTACTGTCAACAGCATGACAGTTGCTgtccaaaaaatgaaaattttggttATCTTGGTAAATCA is part of the Solanum stenotomum isolate F172 chromosome 8, ASM1918654v1, whole genome shotgun sequence genome and encodes:
- the LOC125872396 gene encoding 50S ribosomal protein L17, chloroplastic; translated protein: MASATWSMSCLKSALPSVQPISNSSLRFSSGSSPSRLRICKRKSSSTIIQSFVGLAPLHPLLSLSSQDSKSFEDSFTIIDSGGRVFAMRHGRKVPKLNRPPDQRRALLRGLTTQLLKHGRIKTTKARARAVRKYVDKMVTMAKDGSLHKRRQALGFIYEKQIVHALFAEVPERYGERNGGYTRIIRTLPRRGDNAPMAYIELV
- the LOC125872397 gene encoding 50S ribosomal protein L17, chloroplastic-like, with translation MASATWSMSCLKSALPSIQRISNSSLRFSSGSSPCRLRICKPKSTSTIIQSFVGLAPLHPLLSLFSQDSTSFENSFTIIDNGGRVFAMRHGRKVPKLNRPPDQRRALLRGLTTQLLKHGRIKTTKARARAVRKYVDKMVTMAKDGSLHKRRQALGFIYEKQIVHALFAEVPERYGERNGGYTRIIRTLPRRGDNAPMAYIELV
- the LOC125872286 gene encoding 50S ribosomal protein L17, chloroplastic-like, whose product is MASATWSMSCLKSALRSIQPISNSSLRFSSGSSPSRLRICKPKSSSTIIQSFVGLAPLHPLLSLSSQGSIFSDYNNYWYCISTXHGRIKTTKARARAVRKYVDKMVTMAKDGSLHKRRQALGFIYEKQIVHALFAEVPERYGERNGGYTRIIRTLPRRGDNAPMAYIELV